The Verrucomicrobiota bacterium genome includes a region encoding these proteins:
- a CDS encoding polysaccharide biosynthesis tyrosine autokinase yields MNKGQNGNSDNNLQAVEYWQVIKNRYGVILLTFLLVFMTAAVITHILPEKFPGRVVLEIEQPISEMSVIDPNQVSNQVFASRQFLETQFEIISSKMTLYKVVDQLNLAEEWDLPNATAAFGVLRKNLSTEPIRGTDLIEIEYLDTDRGMASRIANAIGETYKERRLEGETKRMKAAVEALDDQLRQQEEKVAAARIKMHSIMKDYRIVDLSAGNPMMSDGEPISGKQSTFQQSLRNLQDKEDLINEITTQINTLSNLEGEELIRSAASLDIQDDTIRRLFPEYQQLILAEQEALEVGLGRRHPTVQGIRRQLATTRDLLSEGVDSVKKNLQTQLEIAQENFAKLEDSHDRREEEVLAERVTTISYTDAKREFENQKDILQKMTFESNAKKIDLRMPKVPVVFHERAEPAVNPSTPNVALNLVLGAVVGMVFGLGIAFFLEYMDTSVKSLEDVEKYLEVPVLAVIPKDVGVLHKQSGLSPDAEAYRILRTNIEFNRKSADANSITVVSGGAGEGKSTTLVNLAYVCAQGGYNTLMIDGDLRRPKLHTFFEINNAVGLTNYLTTELMLEDVILQTPIDNLYFMPSGILPADAAGILNSRRMSELITDVKQRFDLVLVDSPPILGVSDASVLASEVDLTMVVIQHRKLPRTMLQRVKKAVENVGGTLLGVVLNNVDIRSDSQYQYYTSYYTYYAPTSAENRPSRSKEKAEEKRAGQQVEEISVDEDAY; encoded by the coding sequence ATGAACAAAGGACAGAACGGCAATTCAGATAACAACCTTCAGGCCGTCGAATACTGGCAAGTGATCAAAAATCGCTACGGCGTCATTCTGCTGACCTTCCTTTTGGTCTTCATGACGGCGGCCGTCATCACCCACATTCTCCCGGAAAAGTTCCCGGGCCGAGTGGTGTTGGAGATCGAACAACCGATCTCTGAAATGTCGGTCATCGACCCCAACCAGGTCAGCAACCAGGTCTTTGCGTCCCGGCAGTTTCTGGAAACCCAATTCGAGATCATCTCTTCTAAGATGACTTTGTATAAGGTGGTGGACCAACTCAATCTGGCGGAGGAGTGGGATCTGCCAAACGCTACCGCTGCCTTTGGGGTCCTACGCAAAAACCTCAGCACGGAGCCAATCCGTGGGACCGATCTCATCGAGATCGAGTATCTCGACACGGACCGAGGGATGGCCAGTCGGATTGCGAACGCCATCGGCGAGACCTACAAGGAGCGCCGTTTGGAGGGAGAGACCAAACGGATGAAGGCGGCGGTGGAAGCGCTTGATGACCAACTTCGTCAGCAGGAGGAAAAGGTGGCGGCCGCGCGCATCAAGATGCACTCCATCATGAAGGATTACCGCATCGTCGATTTGAGCGCGGGCAACCCCATGATGAGCGATGGAGAGCCCATTTCCGGAAAACAAAGCACCTTCCAACAGTCTCTGCGCAACCTCCAAGACAAAGAAGACCTCATCAATGAGATCACCACTCAGATCAACACGCTCTCGAATCTGGAAGGGGAGGAACTGATCCGTTCGGCCGCCTCCTTGGACATCCAGGACGACACCATTCGGCGCCTCTTCCCCGAATACCAGCAGCTCATCCTAGCCGAGCAGGAGGCCCTCGAAGTGGGCTTGGGGCGCCGCCACCCCACCGTCCAAGGCATTCGCAGGCAGTTGGCGACGACCCGTGATCTCCTCTCGGAGGGAGTCGACAGCGTGAAGAAAAACCTACAAACGCAGCTCGAAATTGCCCAAGAAAATTTCGCCAAGCTCGAGGACTCGCATGACCGACGAGAGGAGGAGGTGCTCGCAGAGCGGGTCACCACCATTTCCTACACCGATGCCAAACGGGAGTTCGAAAACCAGAAGGACATCCTTCAAAAGATGACCTTCGAATCGAACGCCAAAAAAATCGACCTCCGCATGCCAAAAGTTCCCGTCGTGTTCCACGAACGGGCGGAACCGGCCGTCAACCCCTCCACCCCTAATGTGGCGCTCAACTTGGTGCTGGGCGCGGTCGTGGGGATGGTCTTTGGGTTGGGGATCGCTTTCTTCCTGGAATACATGGACACCTCTGTCAAAAGCCTGGAGGACGTCGAGAAGTATCTCGAAGTCCCCGTCCTGGCCGTCATTCCGAAAGACGTGGGCGTTCTCCACAAGCAGAGTGGTCTCAGCCCGGATGCAGAGGCCTACCGAATCCTCCGGACCAACATCGAGTTCAATCGCAAAAGCGCCGATGCCAACTCCATCACGGTGGTCTCGGGCGGGGCCGGCGAAGGCAAATCCACCACCTTGGTCAACCTCGCCTACGTCTGTGCTCAGGGAGGTTACAATACCTTGATGATCGATGGCGATTTACGCCGCCCCAAGCTGCACACCTTTTTTGAAATCAACAATGCGGTCGGACTGACCAATTACCTCACGACTGAACTCATGTTGGAGGACGTCATTCTCCAGACGCCCATCGACAATCTCTACTTCATGCCGAGCGGGATTCTCCCGGCCGATGCGGCGGGAATCTTGAATAGCCGCCGTATGAGCGAGCTGATCACCGATGTGAAACAGAGGTTCGATCTCGTCTTGGTGGACTCGCCTCCCATCTTGGGGGTTTCCGATGCCTCGGTGCTCGCGAGCGAGGTCGACCTCACGATGGTGGTCATCCAACACCGCAAGCTGCCTCGAACCATGCTGCAACGGGTCAAAAAGGCGGTCGAAAACGTCGGCGGCACCCTTCTCGGTGTGGTCCTGAACAACGTGGATATCCGAAGCGATAGCCAATACCAATACTACACCAGTTACTACACCTACTACGCTCCGACGAGTGCGGAAAACCGTCCCAGCCGCTCCAAGGAGAAGGCCGAAGAGAAACGCGCCGGTCAACAAGTTGAAGAAATCTCAGTCGACGAAGACGCTTATTGA